The following are encoded together in the Nocardioides sp. Arc9.136 genome:
- the uvrC gene encoding excinuclease ABC subunit UvrC, producing MPAAPSRRSARGPLSYRPEPGSIPTQPGVYRFRDARGRVIYVGKAKNLRARLSSYFQDIGNLHQRTATMVTTAASVEWTVVNTEVEALQLEYSWIKEYDPRFNVKYRDDKSYPWLAVTVGEEFPRVMVGRGAKRKGTRYFGPYSHAWAIRETVDVLLRVFPMRSCSNGVFKRSAQIGRPCLLGYIDKCSAPCVGNVSAEEHREIVDDFCDFMGGQTRPFMRRIEKEMYAASDAMDFEKAARLRDDLGAMQRALEKQAVVLGDGADADVIALAEDPLEVAVQIFYVRGGRIRGQRGWVADRVDEGDTPELVSDFLLQLYAGTDPDHGQESVPREILVPALPPDVGVFEELLSELRGSKVAIRVPQRGDKKTLQETVARNASQALALHKTKRASDLTTRNRALEEIQEALELEEVPLRIECYDVSNLQGTEVVASMVVFEDGLARKGEYRRFVIRGVEGQNDVASMHEVITRRFRRLLDEQARSELKPGDDTTGPMLVDPETGRPRKFAYAPGLVVVDGGPPQVAAAQKALDELGIDDIPVCGLAKRLEEVWLPGQEDPVILARSSEGLYLLQRIRDEAHRFAINHHRSRRSKSMVESALDDVPGLGEVRRKTLMKHFGSLKKLREATVEEIATVPGIGTRTATSIKDAVAASSPAGRTGGGRMTVNTATGEIIEEDG from the coding sequence GTGCCTGCCGCTCCATCCCGACGCTCCGCCCGCGGGCCCCTGTCCTACCGTCCCGAGCCCGGCTCGATCCCCACCCAGCCGGGGGTCTACCGCTTCCGCGACGCCCGCGGGCGGGTGATCTACGTCGGCAAGGCGAAGAACCTGCGGGCCCGCCTGTCGTCGTACTTCCAGGACATCGGCAACCTCCACCAGCGCACCGCCACGATGGTCACCACCGCGGCCAGCGTGGAGTGGACGGTGGTCAACACCGAGGTCGAGGCGCTGCAGCTGGAGTACTCCTGGATCAAGGAGTACGACCCGCGGTTCAACGTCAAGTACCGCGACGACAAGTCCTACCCCTGGCTGGCCGTCACGGTCGGCGAGGAGTTCCCGCGGGTCATGGTCGGGCGCGGCGCGAAGCGCAAGGGGACCCGCTACTTCGGTCCCTACAGCCACGCGTGGGCGATCCGCGAGACCGTGGACGTGCTGCTCCGCGTGTTCCCGATGCGCTCGTGCAGCAACGGCGTCTTCAAGCGCTCCGCGCAGATCGGCCGGCCCTGCCTGCTGGGCTACATCGACAAGTGCTCGGCGCCCTGCGTCGGCAACGTCAGCGCCGAGGAGCACCGCGAGATCGTCGACGACTTCTGCGACTTCATGGGCGGCCAGACGCGGCCGTTCATGCGGCGCATCGAGAAGGAGATGTACGCCGCCTCCGACGCCATGGACTTCGAGAAGGCCGCCCGCCTGCGCGACGACCTCGGCGCGATGCAACGGGCGCTGGAGAAGCAGGCGGTCGTGCTCGGCGACGGGGCCGACGCGGACGTGATCGCCCTGGCCGAGGACCCGCTCGAGGTCGCCGTGCAGATCTTCTACGTCCGCGGGGGCCGGATCCGTGGTCAGCGCGGCTGGGTGGCCGACCGCGTCGACGAGGGGGACACCCCCGAGCTCGTCTCGGACTTCCTGCTCCAGCTGTACGCCGGCACCGACCCCGACCACGGCCAGGAGTCCGTCCCGCGGGAGATCCTGGTCCCGGCGCTCCCGCCGGACGTCGGGGTCTTCGAGGAGCTGCTCAGCGAGCTGCGCGGCAGCAAGGTGGCCATCCGCGTCCCGCAGCGCGGCGACAAGAAGACGCTGCAGGAGACCGTCGCCCGCAACGCCTCGCAGGCCCTCGCGCTGCACAAGACCAAGCGCGCGAGCGACCTGACCACCCGCAACCGGGCGCTGGAGGAGATCCAGGAGGCGCTCGAGCTGGAGGAGGTGCCGCTGCGGATCGAGTGCTACGACGTCTCCAACCTGCAGGGCACCGAGGTCGTGGCGTCGATGGTCGTCTTCGAGGACGGCCTGGCCCGCAAGGGGGAGTACCGCCGCTTCGTCATCCGCGGGGTGGAGGGGCAGAACGACGTCGCCTCGATGCACGAGGTGATCACCCGGCGGTTCCGCCGGCTGCTCGACGAGCAGGCGCGCTCGGAGCTCAAGCCGGGGGACGACACCACCGGCCCGATGCTCGTCGACCCCGAGACCGGCCGCCCGCGGAAGTTCGCCTACGCGCCGGGCCTGGTCGTCGTCGACGGCGGCCCGCCGCAGGTCGCGGCCGCCCAGAAGGCGCTCGACGAGCTCGGCATCGACGACATCCCCGTCTGCGGGCTGGCCAAGCGGCTGGAGGAGGTCTGGCTGCCCGGCCAGGAGGACCCGGTCATCCTCGCCCGCTCCTCCGAGGGCCTCTACCTGCTGCAGCGGATCCGCGACGAGGCGCACCGGTTCGCGATCAACCACCACCGCTCGCGCCGGTCCAAGTCCATGGTCGAGAGCGCCCTGGACGACGTCCCCGGCCTCGGCGAGGTGCGCCGCAAGACCCTGATGAAGCACTTCGGCTCGCTCAAGAAGCTGCGCGAGGCGACGGTCGAGGAGATCGCCACCGTGCCGGGCATCGGCACCCGGACCGCGACGTCGATCAAGGACGCCGTGGCCGCGTCGTCGCCCGCCGGACGGACCGGAGGCGGCAGGATGACGGTCAACACCGCGACCGGCGAGATCATCGAGGAGGACGGATGA
- the rapZ gene encoding RNase adapter RapZ → MSEQTPPGELVVVTGMTGAGRSTAAKELEDLGFYVVDNLPPSLLRDVVRLVDESSGPGQPIAVVVDVRSGSFFQTLQANLAQGATGRRATLLFLDATDEVLVRRQEAVRRPHPLQGTGRLLDGLQRERKVLAELRSGADLVIDTSALNVHQLTRAIAAAFGKADQVRLNVNVISFGFKYGIPVDADFVADMRFLPNPHWIPELRPGTGRDAEVSDYVMTREGAEEFLDGYVPVLAGVAEGYLREGKRFMRVAIGCTGGKHRSVAMTEEITRRLCELGYDARPVHRDLGRE, encoded by the coding sequence ATGAGCGAGCAGACGCCCCCGGGCGAGCTGGTCGTCGTCACCGGCATGACCGGTGCCGGGCGGAGCACGGCGGCCAAGGAGCTGGAGGACCTCGGCTTCTACGTCGTCGACAACCTGCCGCCGAGCTTGCTGCGCGACGTGGTGCGGCTGGTCGACGAGAGCTCCGGCCCGGGCCAGCCGATCGCGGTCGTGGTCGACGTCCGCTCCGGCTCCTTCTTCCAGACCCTCCAGGCCAACCTCGCCCAGGGCGCGACCGGACGCCGCGCGACGCTGCTGTTCCTCGACGCCACCGACGAGGTGCTCGTCCGGCGCCAGGAGGCGGTGCGCCGCCCCCACCCGCTGCAGGGCACGGGGCGTCTGCTCGACGGGCTGCAGCGGGAGCGCAAGGTCCTGGCCGAGCTGCGCAGCGGCGCGGACCTGGTCATCGACACCAGCGCGCTGAACGTCCACCAGCTCACCCGGGCCATCGCGGCGGCCTTCGGCAAGGCCGACCAGGTCCGGCTCAACGTCAACGTCATCAGCTTCGGGTTCAAGTACGGCATCCCGGTCGACGCCGACTTCGTCGCGGACATGCGCTTCCTGCCCAACCCGCACTGGATCCCCGAGCTGCGGCCGGGCACCGGTCGCGACGCCGAGGTGTCGGACTACGTGATGACCCGGGAGGGGGCCGAGGAGTTCCTCGACGGCTACGTCCCGGTGCTCGCCGGGGTCGCCGAGGGCTACCTGCGCGAGGGCAAGCGCTTCATGCGGGTCGCCATCGGGTGCACCGGCGGCAAGCACCGCAGCGTCGCGATGACCGAGGAGATCACCCGCCGACTCTGCGAGCTGGGGTACGACGCGCGCCCGGTGCACCGGGACCTGGGGCGGGAGTGA